A DNA window from Porites lutea chromosome 6, jaPorLute2.1, whole genome shotgun sequence contains the following coding sequences:
- the LOC140940839 gene encoding metabotropic glutamate receptor-like, with protein MDNYFQSVVFFALFVCFILQAVNIASAGGSLKIKGDAIIGGLVAVHEKGRGDACVSPNLRGILTVEAILFALKEINSKKHLKLKSTLGCDIWDTCPRPEMAAMDLVVNTERPEDQLLAAAVGDLPQQRPEYHRALLLLFSSLTPHMSCISSTFQAENKLDLMTETNFIFHPIARDKTNLQAIVDLAAHYKWTYVGIVYDDSAEGKYRADILQQEANKKMVCTAWKYSLATNSSAAQIQEFITSLKAEKNFSVIVMLTSKSIFKDIIDEAFMQKVSDLTWVVSHASWDNEATFANDNTAAQGMLKVGTSVSIVGFKAFLQDLLTTPERNKWIMQIVATPSSVSTSPDDTSTVMTTSTPTQAQAPSSVQSNASSNTNATTNVPNTTLSSSTAPPSTPNAPTTSQCSNPPCNVNKTKLEEIVNKLKSMADSATCTIDSIFAVAHALAAREKCKSNCPETHDFYKYIQHVNFESLSGHQISFNSQRNLNQIKYKISILQKTSNSSVVTQAEKSKLQPSYVGTWEKSGTDSPKLNPQRPSKNIKWNTKGNEAPTSVCHEPCKPGSYKAFKETRGERECCWHCLNCEENSVSRTEDSTTCTVCPTGYTANNAKDDCVKQFEDYAYWSDAGSLVMLFLMVAGICFSIYVAVVLFKNRETPVMRRAKNALLILLPLVILLFLIPIPLLSKPTETSCEGYRGFFILALGIPLAALISKCVYVDNKFYDSDGQVKESWGNCIFTPRIAVAIGTVILHVAVIIVLAVLLPNEIVRFPTDDPFTVYIECSLHSGWGFLFVIFYIMVMATLYSVLSLSEEISPENDMEVRWTSLCVFNWYAICFFYIVVGHGVVGKGKIWGLAFVDLLFAVNILVCIYLPKWYVIVFQPEKNQSDVSPWAMYVKTQVKATVGLSEEESPVIQKRGNLASTAKETDGKVKDSGDPNENELQELISDTDV; from the coding sequence ATGGACAATTATTTCCAAAGTGTTGTTTTCTTCGCTCTCttcgtttgtttcattttacaaGCTGTAAATATTGCGTCAGCAGGTGGATCTTTAAAAATCAAAGGCGACGCAATCATCGGCGGTCTCGTAGCGGTACACGAGAAAGGAAGAGGGGACGCATGCGTCTCGCCGAACCTTCGAGGTATCTTGACTGTCGAAGCTATTCTGTTTGccttaaaagaaataaatagcaaaaaacatttaaaactgaaatcgaCCTTGGGGTGCGATATATGGGACACATGCCCACGCCCCGAGATGGCTGCAATGGATTTAGTGGTGAATACGGAAAGACCGGAGGACCAACTCCTTGCGGCAGCCGTGGGCGATCTCCCGCAGCAACGACCGGAATACCACCGGGCCTTGCTGCTTCTGTTTAGCAGTTTAACGCCACACATGAGCTGCATCTCTTCAACGTTCCAAGCTGAGAATAAGCTGGACCTAATGACCGAAACCAACTTTATTTTTCACCCCATCGCAAGAGACAAGACCAATTTACAAGCGATTGTTGATTTGGCTGCGCATTATAAATGGACTTACGTTGGCATTGTTTACGATGACAGCGCTGAAGGAAAATATAGAGCGGACATTTTACAGCAGGAGGCTAACAAAAAGATGGTCTGCACCGCATGGAAATACTCGCTAGCAACCAACTCGAGCGCTGCACAAATCCAGGAATTCATTACGTCTTTAAAGGCGGAGAAAAATTTTTCAGTCATTGTAATGCTAACGTCGAAGAGTATATTCAAGGACATTATTGACGAGGCGTTCATGCAGAAAGTAAGCGATCTTACGTGGGTGGTTAGCCATGCGTCCTGGGATAACGAGGCAACCTTTGCAAATGACAATACCGCTGCTCAAGGGATGTTAAAGGTAGGCACCTCAGTATCGATCGTCGGGTTTAAAGCTTTTTTACAAGACCTTCTCACTACTCCGGAACGAAACAAATGGATCATGCAGATTGTGGCCACACCAAGTTCAGTGTCTACTTCTCCTGATGATACATCTACCGTAATGACAACAAGCACACCAACCCAGGCCCAGGCCCCTAGCTCTGTTCAATCGAACGCTTCTTCCAATACTAACGCGACCACGAACGTCCCTAACACAACTCTTTCCTCATCAACAGCCCCTCCTTCCACACCTAATGCTCCCACTACGTCCCAGTGCAGCAATCCGCCCTGTAATGTCAACAAGACTAAACTGGAGGAGATTGTAAACAAGTTGAAGTCTATGGCAGACAGTGCAACTTGCACCATCGACTCAATTTTTGCTGTCGCGCATGCCCTAGCTGCCAGGGAAAAGTGCAAGAGCAATTGTCCGGAAACACACGATTTTTATAAATATATTCAGCATGTGAATTTTGAAAGCCTCAGTGGTCACCAGATCAGTTTCAATAGCCAGAGGAACTTGAATCAAATAAAGTACAAGATCTCGATTCTTCAAAAAACTTCAAATAGTTCTGTGGTTACGCAGGCCGAGAAGTCTAAACTTCAGCCATCTTACGTGGGAACCTGGGAGAAATCGGGAACAGACTCTCCCAAACTGAATCCTCAAAGACCCTCAAAGAACATCAAATGGAACACGAAAGGGAACGAGGCACCGACGTCTGTTTGCCACGAGCCTTGCAAACCCGGATCATATAAAGCATTTAAAGAAACCCGAGGAGAACGCGAGTGTTGCTGGCACTGTTTAAATTGCGAAGAAAATTCTGTGAGCAGGACGGAAGACTCAACAACTTGCACAGTATGTCCAACTGGTTACACTGCCAATAACGCAAAGGACGACTGTGTTAAACAGTTTGAAGACTATGCGTACTGGAGCGATGCTGGCAGTCTTGTGATGCTGTTCTTGATGGTAGCGGGTATCTGTTTCAGTATTTATGTTGCGGTGGTGCTATTCAAGAACAGAGAAACACCGGTCATGCGCCGAGCTAAGAATGCCCTTTTGATCCTGTTGCCGCTGGTAATTTTACTCTTCCTAATTCCTATCCCTCTTCTTAGCAAGCCCACCGAAACCTCATGCGAGGGATACCGCGGCTTCTTCATTCTGGCACTTGGCATTCCTTTGGCAGCCTTGATATCCAAATGCGTTTATGTTGACAATAAGTTCTATGACTCTGACGGTCAAGTTAAAGAAAGTTGGGGTAACTGCATATTTACCCCGCGCATAGCCGTTGCTATAGGAACAGTCATTCTCCACGTGGCAGTAATAATTGTCCTAGCGGTGCTACTACCGAACGAGATCGTGCGATTCCCAACGGACGACCCTTTTACTGTCTACATTGAGTGCTCGTTACACAGTGGCTGGGGCTTTTTATTTGTCATATTCTACATCATGGTGATGGCGACACTGTACTCTGTCCTATCCCTGAGTGAGGAGATTTCCCCGGAGAATGACATGGAAGTGCGGTGGACGTCTTTATGTGTTTTTAACTGGTACGCAATCTGTTTCTTTTACATCGTCGTCGGCCATGGTGTGGTCGGGAAGGGGAAGATCTGGGGCTTAGCTTTCGTGGATTTGCTGTTCGCTGTTAATATTCTGGTATGCATCTACCTCCCCAAATGGTACGTCATCGTGTTTCAGCCAGAGAAAAATCAGTCGGACGTTTCACCCTGGGCCATGTATGTGAAGACGCAGGTAAAAGCTACGGTGGGCCTCTCAGAAGAGGAGTCACCTGTCATACAAAAGCGAGGTAACCTGGCCAGTACAGCCAAGGAGACTGATGGGAAGGTCAAGGACAGCGGAGACCCGAATGAAAATGAGTTACAAGAACTTATAAGTGACACAGACGTGTGA